The following proteins are encoded in a genomic region of Glycine max cultivar Williams 82 chromosome 18, Glycine_max_v4.0, whole genome shotgun sequence:
- the LOC100791245 gene encoding aspartyl protease family protein At5g10770 produces MTIQMSSFLLASLAVFFFFSSLEKSFAFQAARKEDTESNNLHQYTHLVHLSSLLPSSSCSSSTKGPKTKASLEVVHKHGPCSQLNDHDGKAKSTTPHSDILNQDKERVKYINSRLSKNLGQDSSVEELDSATLPAKSGSLIGSGNYFVVVGLGTPKRDLSLIFDTGSDLTWTQCEPCARSCYKQQDVIFDPSKSTSYSNITCTSALCTQLSTATGNDPGCSASTKACIYGIQYGDSSFSVGYFSRERLTVTATDVVDNFLFGCGQNNQGLFGGSAGLIGLGRHPISFVQQTAAKYRKIFSYCLPSTSSSTGHLSFGPAATGRYLKYTPFSTISRGSSFYGLDITAIAVGGVKLPVSSSTFSTGGAIIDSGTVITRLPPTAYGALRSAFRQGMSKYPSAGELSILDTCYDLSGYKVFSIPTIEFSFAGGVTVKLPPQGILFVASTKQVCLAFAANGDDSDVTIYGNVQQRTIEVVYDVGGGRIGFGAGGCK; encoded by the exons ATGACCATTCAAATGTCTTCTTTTCTCTTAGCTTCTCTtgctgttttctttttcttctcctccttGGAGAAGAGTTTTGCCTTTCAAGCAGCAAGAAAGGAGGACACAGAAAGCAACAATCTTCATCAATATACTCATCTTGTTCACCTCAGCTCACTCCTTCCTTCATCTTCTTGCAGCTCTTCTACCAAAG GTCCCAAAACAAAAGCATCATTAGAAGTGGTACACAAACATGGGCCATGCTCCCAACTAAATGATCATGATGGCAAAGCTAAGTCTACAACACCACACAGTGACATTCTGAACCAAGACAAAGAAAGGGTGAAGTACATTAACTCAAGGCTCTCTAAGAACTTGGGCCAAGATAGTAGTGTTGAGGAATTGGACTCAGCTACCCTACCAGCCAAATCTGGTAGCCTTATTGGGTCTGGAAATTACTTTGTGGTTGTGGGTCTTGGGACACCCAAGAGGGACTTGTCACTCATTTTTGACACTGGCAGTGATCTCACTTGGACTCAGTGTGAACCTTGTGCTCGTTCTTGCTACAAGCAGCAAGATGTAATATTTGATCCATCCAAGTCTACATCATATTCCAATATTACATGTACATCTGCCCTCTGCACTCAGCTCTCTACTGCTACAG GAAACGATCCAGGATGTTCGGCATCCACCAAGGCATGCATATACGGCATCCAGTACGGCGACAGTTCCTTCTCAGTTGGCTACTTCAGCCGCGAGCGCCTCACCGTGACCGCCACCGACGTCGTCGACAACTTCCTCTTCGGCTGCGGCCAGAACAACCAGGGCCTCTTCGGCGGCTCCGCCGGCCTCATTGGCCTCGGCCGCCACCCCATCTCCTTCGTCCAACAAACTGCCGCCAAATACCGTAAAATCTTCTCCTACTGCCTCCCCTCCACCTCCAGCTCCACCGGCCACCTCTCCTTCGGCCCCGCCGCCACAGGCCGCTACCTCAAGTACACCCCCTTCTCCACCATCTCCCGCGGCTCCTCCTTCTACGGTCTCGATATTACTGCCATCGCCGTAGGCGGTGTCAAACTCCCAGTCTCCTCCTCCACCTTCTCCACCGGCGGTGCAATCATCGACTCTGGCACCGTGATCACCCGCCTCCCCCCAACCGCCTACGGCGCCCTCCGATCCGCCTTCCGTCAAGGCATGTCAAAATACCCCTCCGCCGGGGAACTCTCCATCCTCGACACGTGTTATGATCTCAGCGGTTACAAGGTGTTTTCCATTCCCACGATAGAATTTTCGTTCGCCGGCGGCGTCACGGTGAAGCTGCCTCCACAGGGTATACTCTTCGTGGCGAGTACCAAGCAGGTTTGTTTGGCTTTTGCCGCAAATGGTGACGATAGTGATGTTACTATATATGGGAACGTACAACAGAGAACAATAGAGGTTGTGTATGATGTTGGAGGTGGGAGAATTGGGTTTGGTGCTGGTGGGTGCAAGTGA